The Brevibacillus humidisoli DNA segment AGCATAGTCAGCAGCCCGTGATTGCTTCCCACGCCAATACCAGGCACTGGTACGATCACCCGCGCAACTTGTCGGACAAGCAAATCAAAGGTTTGATTGAAAAAGGAGGCGTGCTTGGACTTACCTTTGTCCCTTATTTTCTCACCAGTGAGAAGCGAACCGTATGCATTGACGATCTGCTGCGTCATTTGGAGCATGTCTGTTCGCTGGGGGGAGTGGATCACGTAGCGTTTGGCTCCGACTTTGATGGGATCAGTGTAACGTTTGGCGATTTGACGGACGCCGGTCAGTACCAGTTGCTGGTAGAAGAACTACTCAAACGATATAAGGAAGAAGAAGTGAAAAAATTTGTGTCGAAAAACTGGTTGCGTGTTTTCCGCAACGTGTTACAATAGTAGCAAGAAGATATTAATGAACTAGGTACATCATTCAAATGGTTCCAAAAGTAATTTTAGTAAAAGCACTTGCATTTTTGTATGGCTCGGACTACAATTGGAAAAGCTCATACACATTTTGTTCACAACTCATTTCAGCACGGTCCCGTATTGCAGTAGGAAGAAGCGGCAGAGATGAGTGGTGGATGCAGGTGAACATCTTTTTTCACAGTTATTGAAGGGGTGTAAACAGATGATTAGTCAACTTTCTTGGAAAGTTGGAGGACAGCAAGGGGAAGGTATCGAGAGTACCGGGGAAATCTTCTCTATGGCGATGAACCGCATGGGTTACCATCTGTATGGTTATCGTCATTTTTCGTCCCGTATCAAAGGGGGACACACCAACAACAAGATTCGTGTAAGCACGAAGCCAACACGCGCTATCTCCGACGTGCTGGATATCTTGGTTGCTTTTGACCAGGAGACGATCGATCTCAATGCGCATGAATTGCGCGAAGGCGGCATTATTATCGCAGACGCCAAGTTTAATCCGACACTCCCTGAGGGACTGAAACCGGTTCGCCTGTTTGCCGTTCCACTTACGCAGATTGCCGATGAACTGGGCACGTCTCTGATGAAAAACATGGTGTCGATCGGCGCGACCAGCGCGATTCTCGGCATCCCGGCAGAATCCTACCGTAACATCGTGGAAGACATGTTCCTTCGCAAGGGAGAAAAAGTAGTCGAAAAGAACATGGAAGCGATCAAGCGTGGTGCGGAGTTCGTCAACGAGTTGACCGGCGGACAACTGCCTGATTTTCAATTGGAAAAAGCAGACGGTCAAAAGCGTCTGTTCATGATTGGTAATGACGCGATCGGACTTGGCTGTGTTGCAGCCGGGGTTCGTTTCATGCCGGCATATCCGATTACTCCTGCTTCGGAGATCATGGAATATCTGATTAAGCGTCTGCCCAAGTTTGGCGGCACGGTAATTCAGACAGAAGACGAAATCGCTGCCGTCACGATGGCCATCGGCGCCAACTACGGCGGTGTGCGCGCGCTGACCGCTTCAGCTGGTCCGGGTCTCTCCCTGATGATGGAAGCGATCGGTCTTGCCGGCATGACGGAAACACCCGTTGTGATCGTAGATACACAGCGCGGCGGTCCGTCTACCGGTTTGCCGACCAAACAGGAGCAATCCGACGTGATGGCGATGATTTACGGCACGCACGGAGAAATTCCAAAGGTTGTGATGGCGCCGTCCACTGTAGAAGATTGCTTCTACGATGCGGTTGAAGCGTTCAACATTGCCGAGGAGTACCAGATTCCGGTCATCTTGTTGACGGACATGGCTCTGTCTCTGGGCAAACAGACCGTTGAACCATTTGATTTCAGCCGTGTACAGATCCGCCGCGGCAAACTGCTGGCTGGCCAAGATCTGCCTGAAGTGGAGCAAAACGAACTGTTTAAGCGTTACGAGGTTACGGAAGACGGTATCTCACCTCGTCCGGTTCCGGGTCAAAAGTACGGAATTCATCACGTGACCGGGGTAGAGCACGCGGAAACAGGACGCCCGTCGGAAAGCCCGGAAAACCGCAAGAGCCAGATGGAAAAACGCCTGAAGAAGCTGCAAGGTCTGGTTCAAAAGTTTCCGAATCCTGTACTGTTTGATGCCCCGCATAGCGAGCCTGACGTACTGATTGTCGGAATCAACTCTACGCATGGCACGATCGCGGAAGCCAAAGGCAGACTGGAGCAGGATGGACTGAAAGTCAACCATGCACAGATCCGCCTGCTGCATCCATTCCCGGCTGAGGCCATCAAGCCTTACGTGGAGAAAGCCAAGCACGTGATCGTTGTGGAAAACAACGCAACTGCACAGATTGCTGGCCTGTTGAAGCTGAATGTTGGATCAGCCGAGAAGATTCAATCCGTATTGAAATACGACGGAAACCCGTTCCTACCATCTGATATTTATACCGAAGTCAAGGGGTTGATTAAGCATGGCGACGTTCAAAGAGTTCCGCAATAACGTTAAGCCGAACTGGTGTCCAGGGTGTGGCGACTTCTCCGTGCAGGCTGCGATTCAACGGGCAGCTGCCAACGTGGGCCTTGAACCGGAGAGTCTGGCCGTTGTTTCCGGAATTGGCTGTTCTGGCCGTATTTCCGGTTACATCAACTGTTACGGTTTCCACGGCATTCACGGTCGTGCCCTGCCGATCGCACAAGGTTTGAAAATGGCAAACCGTGAACTGACGGTAATCGCCTCCGGTGGAGACGGTGATGGATTTGCGATTGGTATGGGGCATACCGTACACGCAATCCGACGCAATCTGGATATCACCTATATCGTGATGGATAACCAGATTTACGGCTTGACCAAAGGACAGACATCGCCGCGCTCCGCGACCGGTTTCGTCACCAAATCGACACCGCAAGGCTCAATCGAATCAGCCATCTCTCCAGTTGAGTTGGCTCTATCGGCAGGAGCTACCTTTGTCGCTCAATCGTTCTCCAGTGACTTGAAAGGTCTTACCGATCTGATTGAACGAGGCATTAATCACAAAGGCTTCTCGCTGATCAACGTATTTAGCCCGTGTGTCACCTACAACAAGGTAAACACCTACGACTGGTTCAAAGAACATGTGGTGCCTGTTGACTCCATTGAGGGCTATGATCCGCATGACCGGATCAAGGCAATGTCCCATTCCATGGCCAACGACGGATTGTTGGTTGGTTTGATTTACCAAAACACCGAGCAAAAATCCTATGAGGAACTGGTGCCCGGGTTTAAGGAACAAGGACTGGCCAATCAGGATATCAGCCTCTCTGCGGAAGACTTTGAGAAACTGGTGGCAGAGTTCGCGTAAAGATGCATCTAGTAAATCAACCCTCTCCATGCTGCGGAGAGGGTTTTTATTTTTTCCAAACAAACGTCTCGATCTGGCGATAGCAAAGCATAAACAAAAACAATACCACAATCTGTCCAAATAGTGGATACAATAGAGAGAGCAGCGGGATGAATCCGATAAAACTGACTAGATAACAAGCCAATAGGATGACGAGTATGATGAGGGGCGGCGGCAGCGAAACGACCTGTTTTAGTTGTTGAACGATCCCAAAGACATTGGCTACCAATGTTGAGAAGATCTCTGCATAAACAAGCAGGGCAAACAAGAGTGCGGCGCCTTGACCAAGACCGGCCAGCATGTAGATCATCGGCATCTCCATACTTACGATCTGCGGCATATGGGCCGACATCGAACTGTAAGCAAGCAACAGCAAGAGCCCAATACCTAGCCCCCCTAAGAGACCCCCCAGGATCAGGGGGTGTTCACTTTTGCTTGCACGGCCGATCGGTACCAGCACTGCTTGCGTTAATGAAACGTTTAATGCGACGTAGTAAAAGGGAGAAGTGAACCAGATCCAAGGCTTGTTGGTCTCAACAACGGCTGTGCTCGTCGACGCGGCATTCCATGGCTCGCTGTAGAGAAAGACGAGTACGGTAAAGCCAATCAGCACGGGAACGAACAGACTGTTTACCGAGTGAATGGCCTGCAGACCTTTTGCCGTCACCAGAAAAATCCAGATCATACTAAACCAGATTCCGACCTGAGCCGGCAGGTGAAAACTGCCCGCAAACAACGCACCAGTAGCGGCCAGCATCACCGAGGTCGTACCCAACAGGACAGCCAGCAATATCAGATTAAACAAAGAACCGGCCGTTTTTCCAAACAAGTAGTTGTTAATCTCTTGATACGAACTGGCCTGCAGGCGATAGGCGAGAATCATCACTCGCACACCGGCCCATATAAACAATAGCGAGGCAAGGAAAATACCGATCAATCCCTGCGTGCCGTACTGCACAAAGAATTCAATAATTTCCCGACCGGAGGCGAAGCCGGCGCCGACTACCGTGCCGATGTAAGTGAAGGCAATCTGCAGGCTTTGTTTCCATGACTTTACCATCATCGACCTCCTGTCCCATCTTACTCCCATCCTATGAGCGGAAGGTTGGAATCATGCGCTTTGTCCCCCTTTCACTTGTACAGCCCCTTCACCAATTGTAGATGGTGATACAACGGAAAAAAGGAGAGGAAGAAACATGCTGCCTAATGTGTTGGAAGTAGCGAGAAATTTGATCCGTGAACGAGTAGAGGAAGGGGATGTTGTCGTCGATGCCACCATGGGAAATGGGAATGACACCCTGTTTCTCGCCCAGTTGGTCGGGGAGCGCGGCAAGGTTATCGCCTTTGACATTCAGTTACAGGCCCTCGAAAATACCCGATCGCGCCTGCAGAGAGAAAACGTGCTGGATCGAGTAGAACTGCAGTTAGCTAGCCACGAAGAGATGGGCAAGATCACCGATCCTGTATCTGCGGTTATGTTTAACCTCGGGTATCTCCCCGGTGGCAACAAGGAAATCACTACACAGGCCAATAGTACCCAAAAGGCGATTACAGCCGGACTTGGCACATTGAGACCGGGTGGAATCATGACAATCGTCGTTTATTGGGGGCACTCAGCGGGCATCATGGAAAAAGAGACCGTCGAAGCGTTTTGTGAAGAACTGCCGCAAAGCAACTATCTTGTGCTGAAGTACCAATACGTGAACCAGCGGAATCAAGCCCCCTTTTTGATTGCAATTGAAAAGAGATGATCCTCCTGATATGTACATTTGTTTATATTTTACTGAAAATGTCTTTGTGGTATGGACGGTCAAACCCTTCTTGTGATATGCTTACCGTAACAAGTAAACGCTGCCAATCTTAAGGCTGAAAGGGTAGATCGCGATGGGAACGATAGCCAACGAAATGAACAAGCTGCAAGTGGATACAGGGAAGGCCACCATGAAGGCGATCATGAAACACAGGGCTGAACCGGGAGCCGAACTGCGGGAGGTGCCTGTACCGCAGATCGCGCCGCATGAGGTGCTGATTGAAGTGAAGGCTGCTTCCATCTGCGGTACTGACGTCCATATCTATACCTGGGATCCATGGGCAGAGAGCCGGATCAAAACCCCGATGGTTTTCGGACATGAATTCGCAGGAGTTGTCGTGGAAGTAGGCAGCATGGTGACAGGCGTGCAGGTAGGAGACTACGTCTCAGCGGAGACACATGTCGTCTGTCACCAGTGTCTGCAATGTCTGACCGGACAATATCACGTCTGCCAAAACACCAGGATTCTGGGTGTTGATTTTCAGGGCTGCTTTGCCGAGTACGTCAAGATTCCGGCAGAAAACGTATGGAAGAACCCTGCGGATATGCCGTATGAAGTAGCTTCGGTTCAGGAACCGATGGGCAATGCTGTTCATACGGTGCTGGCCGGCCCAATAGCGGGGAAAACGGTCGCCATCGTCGGCTGCGGTCCGATCGGTCTATTGGCCGTGGCCGTTGCCAAAGCATCAGGAGCGACGGAGGTGGTTGCCCTTGACGTCAATGCCTATCGACTAGATTTGGCTCGTAAAGTTGGAGCGACGGTAACGATCAATTCCCTTGACGAGGACCCTGTAAAAAAGGTGATGCAGGTGACGGGGGGCATGGGAGTGGAAGTAGTTTGCGAGATGTCGGGCCATCCGGTAGCCATTCGGCAGGCATTGGAGATGTTGACCAACGGCGGGAGAATGTCGATCCTCAGTCTTCCCTCACGACCAGTGGAAGTGGATCTGACCAATCAGGTGGTGTTCAAAGGTGTGACGGTGCAGGGGATTACCGGGCGACGCATCTTTGAGACCTGGAGACAAACATCTGGCTTCCTCCACTCGGGTCAGGTAGATGTCCAACCGTTGATCACCCATACCCTGCCGTTGGAGCGGTTCGCGGAAGGATTTGAGCTGATGACGAGTGGACAGTGTGGCAAGGTTGTACTGCTTCCTTAAAGGAAGCAGTAGATTATGTTACAGAACGAACGATCAGAGGGGGATGGCTCATGAGCGGGTTTGCCCATTTGGAGGCGGAACTAAATCAGCTGCGGGAAAAGGGGACGTTTCGTCAGCTTTTAGAAGTGGAGAGTGAACAAGGGGCGCGGGTCAAGATCAACGGAAGAGAAGTGATCCAGCTATCTTCCAACAATTATCTCGGCCTGACGACCCATCCTCGCTTGAAAGAAGCGGCCGAACAAGCGGTCAAACGGTTCGGGGTAGGTACAGGATCGGTCCGTACGATCGTTGGTACCTTTACCATGCATGAGGAGCTGGAACGTCGCCTGGCCGATTTTAAACATACGGAAGCAGCCCTTGTGTTTCAGTCAGGCTTTACTGCCAATGTAGGGGTATTAAGCTCGATTCTCGGCGATCAGGATGTGGTCATTTCCGATGAATTAAACCATGCTTCGATCATTGATGGGATTCGACTGACCAAGGCAGCCAGACGCATCTACAAGCATTGTGATATGGACGATTTAGAAAAAGCGTTGCAAGAGACGCAAACGTATCGTACCCGCCTGGTTGTGACGGATGGTGTTTTTTCGATGGACGGAGATGTAGCGCCGCTGCCTGATGTGGTTGCTCTTGCCGAACGATACAACGCGCTTGTGATGGTAGACGATGCACATGCCAGTGGGGTGTTCGGCCGCAACGGACGGGGAACGGTAGACCACTTCGACTTGAACGGTCGCGTCCATATACAGGTCGGCACCTTGTCCAAAGCAATCGGTGTATTGGGGGGCTATGTCGCCAGTACACAGACCGTACGCGATTATCTGATCCACCGCGGACGTCCGTTCCTGTTCAGTACTTCGCACCCGCCTGCCGTCACTGCTGCTTGCATCGCAGCAATTGATGTTTTGCTGGAAGAACCGGAGCTGATCGACAAGCTGTGGGAGAATACGCGCTTCTTTAAAGAAGGTCTGCATCAGCTCGGTTTCAATACGGGGAGAAGTGAATCCCCGGTGACGCCAGTCATTGTAGGAGAAGGATCACTGGCGATGAAGCTGTCCGATCGCCTGTTGGAAGAGGGCGTGATGGGACAGGGCATTGCTTTTCCGACCGTACCGGAGAATGCTGCCCGCGTACGGACGATTGTGACCGCTCAACATACGCGCGAAGACTTGGAGACGGCCCTCGCTGCTTTTGAAAAGGTAGGGAAAGAACTGCAGATCATCTAATAGGAAACCCGTCTGTGTGCCGTAAAAGGCGACAGACGGGTTTTGTTTACGGATGCAAAGTAATCTGGGGAAGGAACTCAAAGCACATGGGAAGTACAATCGACGTTGCAAGAGTTGCCAAAAGAACCGACAGCGTGTTATTTCCCCTGGCGTGTTTTACTTTCCTGGGAAAGCGCAACAAGCGACAAAAAGGGACAGCGCACGTGAAACGGGCAGAAAATAGGCAGTCAGCTTAACCGTCCTCCTCATAGGTTGTATGAGTAAACCTTTCATAAGAGGGGATCACAGGTGAAAGAAATCGGTATTCTCCTGGACATGAACATCATCCGACTTGGATGCGAGGGATTGAGAACCTACGAACGGTTGAACTACTACGAAAAAATCGGCCGAGAACTGGGATTGCAGCCCGTTTTTTTTCACCCTCTGCACGTAAACTTCCGTAGAGGAAGCGTCAAGGGATATTTATTAAGGGGGGGGCAAGCTCGTCCCCTACAGGACGAAGATTCCCCCCGTGGTCCACAACAGGATGTTAACCCGAAGAAAAGAGATTAACCAGATGATCCACCTATTGGGCAGGTACAGCAAGGTATACAATGGCATTATTGAACGAAATAAGCTGAACGTCCATCAGATCCTGTGGAAGAACCCGTCGCTCCGTGTCTACCTGCCGGAGACAAAGCCATATACCCGTGAGGCACTGATAACCTTCTTGCAAAAATATCGAGTGATCTACATCAAGCGAGTCATCGGTTATGTCGGGTTTGGTGTTATTCGCATCGAGCGTCAGGGAAGTCGTTTTCTGTGGATCTCCTCCAAACAGCGGCGTTTGGTGACCCGAGAAACGCTGCTGCGAAATGTTGGCAAATGGATTGGGCGTCGCCCATACCTGATTCAAAGGGGGATTCCGCTAAAAACCTACCAAGGAGCCCCTTTTGATATACGGGCATCCGTGCAAAAAACGGGCAGGGTGTTTGGAACGTGACAGGCATGGTAGCCAAGATCGCCAATCCGAAAAACAAACTGAGTAATTTGGCCCAAGGAGGGCGAGCTGTACCGATCGATCAGGTTCTCTCCGAAATTTTTGAACCGGACAAAGTCACACAAGTAAAAGATAAGATTCACAAGGCAAGCATTGCGATAACGAGCTATTACGAACATCAATTCCCGTCCCTGGCTGATGTTGGGCTGGATATCGGGATTGATCGCAGCGGCAATCCATATCTAATCGAGATCAACGTTCGCGATCAGCGCTATTCGTTTCTGGCGGCAGGCGAAGGGGACGTGTTTCAAAACACCTATCGCCTGCCCCTAGAGTACGCCAAGGGCCTAATGGAGGGGATGGTAACAAGGGCTTCCACGACCACTTCGACAGCCCAGTCCAGCATGTCCGTCTCTCCTGTGCAGGGTGCAGCGGATACTGGAAACAGACCAGATCGATCTCAGATTTCCAGCACTTCCATTAATTGATTTCCTTCTCTGAAAGTCTCTGTACGCTGCTGCTTTGTCTTGCTACAGAGTGAGCACTTCCCCGTCTCCCGGGATGACTACTTGCTTCCGCAGACCAGCCTGATTGAGACTGCGTGACAATTCCTCTCTTGTAAGCAGGCAGTGGTTGATCGCTTCCATGTGAACGGCAATGACCCGTGTTTCAGGTGCGTGGCGACACACCGCTTCAACGTCCTCGGCTGTCATTGTGATTGGATCGCCTTCCAGGAATCGGGCTCCTCCTGCATTCACCACTGCTACTTGCGGTCTGTATCGATCTAGTGCTTCTTTTACTTCTGGGCACCAAATCGTATCTCCGGCGATGTATAGAATGGGTTCTTCTGCTGACTGCAGTACAAAGCCGGAGACTGGTCCCATCTTCTCGCCGATGACCCCGGTACCATGCTGTCCGCCGGTTCGATCGAAAGTCAGCCCTTTCCACTCCAAGCGGTGGTGGATCGGAGAGACTTGCTGAAATCCTGACTCCAGCAACTTTGCCTCGTCTTCTGGTTGGCAAAATACAGGTAGCTGTTTGGACAGGATTTCCATTGCTGCCTCGTCAAAGTGGTCTGGATGGGTGTGGGTAACCAGAATCGCATCTACTCCTGCTACAGATACCGCCTCTGGCAGCGGTACAAGTGGATTAGCTGCAGGATTGGGACTGTTGGCAATAGGCGGCAGAGCTCCTTTTGGGCTTAACATGGGATCGACCAGCAACGTTTTGTCTCGTATACTGACTAAGAGTGTGGCATGACGAACCAGTTGAAGCTTCATGGAAATCACCTCTCTACTCGGTTATGTTGACTATCGTATCAAGAGCAGCAAAAAAAGGCGATCTCGTGGTGAAACCGTTTGTCTTTGTTTACTTACGTGATGAAAGGAAAGAACAGAGATGATTGATCGAACCGACCGTGAAATCCTGCACTGGCTGAAGCAGGATGCACGTATGCAGTGGAAAGAGATTGGGGAGAAAGTACATCTGACCGGACAAGCAGTGGCTGCACGTATCCGCAGATTGGAAGAGATGGGGGTGATCGAAGGTTTTACAGTGAAACTGGATCAGGCCAAGTTGGGTCACCCGATCACCGCTTTGGTCACCGTGTTTATGAAGTCTTCCAATCATCGCGCTTTATGGCAGTTTCTTGCCGATCATCCGATGGTGGAGGAGGCCTATCGCATCAGCGGTGAGGGATGCTTCTGGTTAAAAGTGTCCGCTTCCTCTCAAAAGGAACTGAACCACTTTTTAGACGATGTGCTGCGGTACGGCAACTACCGGCTCAATCTGTCCATTGAGAAAATTCGCTGAACCGCGAAGCTGTATAATAAAACGCTTCTGCTGCGTCAGGCACCAGAAGCGAGGCCAACGAAACCAACCAGGCGATGGCCGAACGTTATGTTGTCTTTTTATTTCGAAAGTATCGATAAACGATGGCGAGAATCGATTTCCGGGTAAGGATGCCGACAAACCGGCCAGCATCATCTTCGATGCAGACAAATGGATGATTGATCGACAGTTCAAGTGCCCGCAAGAAAGTATCGCTGTCCTTCATGCGAGGGATTTTGCTGTTCATGACCTCTACCACCTGATGTTCGTGCAGTGTTTCGTATTCGATCCGCTCCATGCCGAGTATGGATTCTAGAATCAGTGTTTTGCTGATTTGTCCGCAGATTTTGTATTCTTTATCCAAGACGGGGATCGCTGAATACCCCGATTTAATCAACACCAGTAAAGCGTGTTCCAGCGAATTGTTCAATTGTACATGTGCAACCTGTGAAGCGGGGATAATCAGTTCTTTGATTTCATTTTCAAGAAGTTGTCGGGTTTGAGGATCGTTCACGCCTTTCACTCCTTTGCCAGCGTCTCGTACATCGTTCATGATACGGTTTTCCTTTACGTTTGTAAAGCGATAGACGCTGAAGCCGGCGACCCATTCATGGTCATGTGCAGTGCCATCCCATCGTTATCAAAACGATATCGGTTGGGGCATAAGAAAACCCGGCCTGACAGACCGGGTAAAAATGAATCGAGGTGTGGAATCATCGTTCCCTTTTCAGTATTATGCAGCAAACCGCTCGGCCTGACACTAGGAAGTTGAAGGAAAATACGGGCGCAACGTTTGGTCTGTATGGTTCGTCTAGGCAGTAGGCATGTGAATAGAGGCTCAGGAGGAACGAATGTGATTCGAAGAAAATCATTGTTGTTATTCTGTTTTCTCATCATCGCGGCAGCCGTCACGCTCTGGTATGCTGGACAGCCTCAGTTGTACCCGGTTCAGGCAGAGGACGACATAGAGCCAGAGGCTGCCCAACTTGATCCGGTACCAGACTGGTTATATGAAGACGTGAAGGCGCGTTTGACGGGGAACGCTCAAGCATTGCTGCAGCCTTCTTCACTTACTGTCGTTCGTACTCATCTTCGCTATGACGAAAAGACTGGACAGCGGCAGGAGCCGGAATTGGCTGTCTTTGTTACCTTGGATCATCTCAACGGTTTGTTTGTTTTGTACGCCCAACAGGACGGACGCTATCAGCCTGTTTATGTAAAGGAAGAGCCCGTATACGGCGTTCAACTCTTCTCTGTCGGAGGCGGAGAGACCTTGGTGTTTACCAGCGGGTTTGGTGGTACCGGCATCCAGGAAAACAAGTTGCATGCCCTTCGATACACGCCGGAGGGATACAGGGAAGTGTGGAGCGATATTGGATATGCTCACACCGCTTATCCTGAGGAGATTCAGGTCACTTACGGCAACGTGCAGATGAGCATGTCCGGTGATCTGGTGTACCTGCGGCTGCAACAAAAAAGGTCGCCAACCGGTGAAGTGCAGACGGAAACCAGCTCGAGCGAGACACTTACATACGATGAACAAACGCATCAGTACATACCGTAAATCAGCAAGGAGAACCGCAAATCAGTCACATATAGGGATGTGACTGATTTTTCTTACGACACGTCATCCTGTATCGTTCTCATCCATCGTCTATTTCGGCAACTGCCAGTCAGTCCGCAATAACTCATCAGCCGTGTACGAAAATAAGCCAAGCCTGTTTTGCAGGTGATCGCGTGCTTTTACCACAGCTGCCAGCGGCAAGGAGAACGGGATCCGCTCGCACTGCCAATGGGCGGAAAATGCATCGTAGATCACTTGCTTTACCTCATCTACAGATACGAGGCGCCCTGCTGCTTCGCTGAGGCTGCCAATCGTGGAGGCGTAGATCGACGGTACCGGCCGACTCTTTTGCTCCATCTCGGCCAAACCGGCCTCCTGATAGAAGAATTCCATTCTCTCTCCCCGTTCCCGTCCGCTTCCCTCTACATTGATGCATAATTGCAATATAGCTCCTTGCCTGGTACGGCGCTGGGCCATCCCACCAATCTTTTTGCCATCGATGGAGAAATCGTAATCACCTACGCAGTAGGAGCCAATCACTGGCCCCACAACAATCCGTCCGTAGTGCTGTAGCCCGAGCTGCATCGCCTCAGCTGCAAACTGGAAAAACGTATCAAGCGGAACACCTGTATTCGGTAAGTGAAACGCTATATTTAACACACCACTGTCCAGCGGGACACATGCACCTCCCGAGGAGCGAAGCACGACACCATATCCACTCTGCGCGATATGGCGCAAGGCCTCCGGCAGCCGAGGCAGTTTGGCATCGCGGCGCCCTAGAAACAACCCGCGGTCATATATCCAGCAGTGAATGATCGGGACGGCCTCTGGCCGATCCATTCCGTTGGCGATAGCCTCGTCAAAGGCAAGCGGTTCAATCGGCTGCGACGTGTGTGTACCAGAATCAATCCAATGAAAGAGACGGGGTTCTGGCATGGTGACAGCTCCTTCCTGTGCTGCGAAAGTCCGTTTCCCATTATACACCCCAGTCTTCCGTTTTTCTATCAGGAGTCCTGTCGCCTAGCTCTTGCCTTCTTTTTGATCCGCGGGCGTGATCTTAACCAAATGTATCAGATGATGCTGGGCTCCTAACGTTGACCAAGTCAGGAATCCTTAGTGTTGAAAGAGGCAGTTGTTGGGAAGACCGCTGTTTCGACATGAGAAAACTCCCTCTGTTTATTGCGGAGAGGGAGTTCGGAGCAAAACTGCGTAAGAGTTGGAATGTAGGCTGAGACAGCATGGCGGGCAAGCTGCCAGGTGAACATATCCTTACTAATACGGTCTGTAAGGTGGAATCGGCCCGTAGGGAGGTATGAAAATGGGTATAAAGACGACGCGTGGCCTGCGAAATCTGCGGTAGGGTCTGCGAACTTGAGGATTGCTTGCGATCAATAACGACAGTGGCACACGCAGCCTGCGTGAAATGGTGAACAGGCTCTCACCCGGTCGGGCATAATAAGGATACATGCTGTTATCACCCCTCGTATGCCATTTTGATCATAGTCTATGTATGGGGTGAACGACAGGGAAAGACGCTTGCCCACCTTGAGGAAAAATAGACGGCAGAGTCCGAAACGAAAAAAGTCCAGACGATCACAGTCTGGATTTCGCTTTCGTCCAGCAACTTTCCTCAAACACCATCCTGCTGCTCTTCACGGAAATAGGGGCACAAGCATCCAAGCGCCTGATCCGCATCGGAGCCTGTC contains these protein-coding regions:
- a CDS encoding 2-oxoacid:acceptor oxidoreductase subunit alpha, whose product is MISQLSWKVGGQQGEGIESTGEIFSMAMNRMGYHLYGYRHFSSRIKGGHTNNKIRVSTKPTRAISDVLDILVAFDQETIDLNAHELREGGIIIADAKFNPTLPEGLKPVRLFAVPLTQIADELGTSLMKNMVSIGATSAILGIPAESYRNIVEDMFLRKGEKVVEKNMEAIKRGAEFVNELTGGQLPDFQLEKADGQKRLFMIGNDAIGLGCVAAGVRFMPAYPITPASEIMEYLIKRLPKFGGTVIQTEDEIAAVTMAIGANYGGVRALTASAGPGLSLMMEAIGLAGMTETPVVIVDTQRGGPSTGLPTKQEQSDVMAMIYGTHGEIPKVVMAPSTVEDCFYDAVEAFNIAEEYQIPVILLTDMALSLGKQTVEPFDFSRVQIRRGKLLAGQDLPEVEQNELFKRYEVTEDGISPRPVPGQKYGIHHVTGVEHAETGRPSESPENRKSQMEKRLKKLQGLVQKFPNPVLFDAPHSEPDVLIVGINSTHGTIAEAKGRLEQDGLKVNHAQIRLLHPFPAEAIKPYVEKAKHVIVVENNATAQIAGLLKLNVGSAEKIQSVLKYDGNPFLPSDIYTEVKGLIKHGDVQRVPQ
- a CDS encoding 2-oxoacid:ferredoxin oxidoreductase subunit beta, with product MATFKEFRNNVKPNWCPGCGDFSVQAAIQRAAANVGLEPESLAVVSGIGCSGRISGYINCYGFHGIHGRALPIAQGLKMANRELTVIASGGDGDGFAIGMGHTVHAIRRNLDITYIVMDNQIYGLTKGQTSPRSATGFVTKSTPQGSIESAISPVELALSAGATFVAQSFSSDLKGLTDLIERGINHKGFSLINVFSPCVTYNKVNTYDWFKEHVVPVDSIEGYDPHDRIKAMSHSMANDGLLVGLIYQNTEQKSYEELVPGFKEQGLANQDISLSAEDFEKLVAEFA
- a CDS encoding class I SAM-dependent methyltransferase; its protein translation is MLPNVLEVARNLIRERVEEGDVVVDATMGNGNDTLFLAQLVGERGKVIAFDIQLQALENTRSRLQRENVLDRVELQLASHEEMGKITDPVSAVMFNLGYLPGGNKEITTQANSTQKAITAGLGTLRPGGIMTIVVYWGHSAGIMEKETVEAFCEELPQSNYLVLKYQYVNQRNQAPFLIAIEKR
- the tdh gene encoding L-threonine 3-dehydrogenase, translating into MGTIANEMNKLQVDTGKATMKAIMKHRAEPGAELREVPVPQIAPHEVLIEVKAASICGTDVHIYTWDPWAESRIKTPMVFGHEFAGVVVEVGSMVTGVQVGDYVSAETHVVCHQCLQCLTGQYHVCQNTRILGVDFQGCFAEYVKIPAENVWKNPADMPYEVASVQEPMGNAVHTVLAGPIAGKTVAIVGCGPIGLLAVAVAKASGATEVVALDVNAYRLDLARKVGATVTINSLDEDPVKKVMQVTGGMGVEVVCEMSGHPVAIRQALEMLTNGGRMSILSLPSRPVEVDLTNQVVFKGVTVQGITGRRIFETWRQTSGFLHSGQVDVQPLITHTLPLERFAEGFELMTSGQCGKVVLLP
- a CDS encoding glycine C-acetyltransferase, with protein sequence MSGFAHLEAELNQLREKGTFRQLLEVESEQGARVKINGREVIQLSSNNYLGLTTHPRLKEAAEQAVKRFGVGTGSVRTIVGTFTMHEELERRLADFKHTEAALVFQSGFTANVGVLSSILGDQDVVISDELNHASIIDGIRLTKAARRIYKHCDMDDLEKALQETQTYRTRLVVTDGVFSMDGDVAPLPDVVALAERYNALVMVDDAHASGVFGRNGRGTVDHFDLNGRVHIQVGTLSKAIGVLGGYVASTQTVRDYLIHRGRPFLFSTSHPPAVTAACIAAIDVLLEEPELIDKLWENTRFFKEGLHQLGFNTGRSESPVTPVIVGEGSLAMKLSDRLLEEGVMGQGIAFPTVPENAARVRTIVTAQHTREDLETALAAFEKVGKELQII
- a CDS encoding MBL fold metallo-hydrolase; translated protein: MKLQLVRHATLLVSIRDKTLLVDPMLSPKGALPPIANSPNPAANPLVPLPEAVSVAGVDAILVTHTHPDHFDEAAMEILSKQLPVFCQPEDEAKLLESGFQQVSPIHHRLEWKGLTFDRTGGQHGTGVIGEKMGPVSGFVLQSAEEPILYIAGDTIWCPEVKEALDRYRPQVAVVNAGGARFLEGDPITMTAEDVEAVCRHAPETRVIAVHMEAINHCLLTREELSRSLNQAGLRKQVVIPGDGEVLTL